The proteins below are encoded in one region of Methylosinus sp. PW1:
- a CDS encoding sigma-54-dependent Fis family transcriptional regulator: MRSPLLGHAAASVIEMRSAEETGFYGVDRPGVAWDWMKQTGQAPAGADWVRPQVAEAWARCVDDHALPPGAEFAPRQRRDDRGATELDAWRNSVGGVAGRLSALVYELRALLDETNVALLLADPAGALVQLLDSGSRITAGAAQMGRIGADWSEASLGNNGVGTASLLRAPIAFDGKEHFNGALHRFATAGCPITAPDGSLCAILGMVSDRRDAAKLALGFLEIARLLLEASLFDRIASDGYLLRLRATRDAEPRFADEGRIFIGADGLVRGVDRAGVETLRSDHSALIGQQAATALGVDLPALVAAHESARLIPLTDPRDRYAIFAEAHRCPKRESCSPSQRRAPDRADAAPPAPEARADWSDNVLEAALRKASGLQERNIPILITGESGVGKDHLVRRLHASGPRKERPLIAINCAAIPRELIESELFGYEGGSFTGARAKGKAGKFVEADKGILFLDEIGDMAADLQATLLRVLDSSEVVPIGSSKPIRVDVRVVAATNRSLQEMVQKGTFRRDLYYRLNGVQLWLPPLRERPDRLGLLAQLFRLEREALAADEELRFSDEVWRIFFKHPWPGNIREARNVLRSSIAVAKGPLIEIDDLPIDFIQELDFDNRVGAGATPTAEIMDEAVESETGFGLSDWEARAVRHALASAKGNIAKAARSLGITRATLYHKMARYGLRSDRRIVCKR; this comes from the coding sequence ATGAGATCCCCCTTGCTCGGCCATGCCGCCGCCTCTGTCATAGAGATGCGCAGCGCCGAGGAGACCGGCTTCTATGGAGTCGACCGTCCCGGCGTCGCCTGGGATTGGATGAAGCAGACGGGGCAAGCCCCCGCCGGCGCCGATTGGGTGCGCCCACAGGTCGCCGAGGCCTGGGCGCGCTGCGTGGACGACCACGCTCTGCCCCCTGGCGCAGAATTCGCCCCGCGCCAGCGCCGCGACGATCGCGGCGCGACGGAGCTCGACGCCTGGCGCAATTCGGTCGGCGGCGTCGCCGGCCGGCTTTCGGCGCTCGTCTACGAGCTGCGCGCGCTGCTCGACGAGACCAATGTCGCGCTGCTGCTCGCCGATCCAGCCGGCGCGCTCGTGCAGCTGCTCGACTCCGGTTCGCGCATAACGGCCGGCGCCGCGCAAATGGGGCGCATCGGCGCCGATTGGAGCGAAGCCAGCCTCGGCAATAATGGCGTCGGCACGGCGAGCCTCTTGCGCGCGCCGATCGCCTTCGACGGCAAGGAGCATTTCAACGGCGCGCTGCATCGCTTCGCCACCGCCGGATGCCCCATCACGGCGCCCGACGGAAGTCTCTGCGCGATCCTCGGCATGGTCTCCGACCGTCGCGACGCCGCCAAGCTCGCCCTCGGCTTTCTCGAGATCGCCCGCCTTCTGCTGGAGGCGAGCCTCTTCGACCGCATCGCCTCCGACGGCTATCTGCTGCGCCTGCGCGCGACGCGCGATGCGGAGCCACGCTTCGCCGACGAGGGCCGCATCTTCATCGGCGCCGACGGACTCGTTCGCGGCGTCGATCGCGCCGGCGTCGAGACGCTTCGTTCCGACCATTCCGCGCTCATCGGCCAACAGGCGGCGACGGCGCTCGGCGTCGATCTTCCCGCGCTGGTCGCGGCGCATGAGAGCGCGCGCCTCATCCCGCTCACCGATCCGCGCGATCGATACGCCATCTTCGCCGAAGCGCATCGCTGTCCCAAGCGTGAGAGCTGTTCGCCATCGCAGCGCCGCGCGCCCGACCGCGCCGACGCCGCGCCGCCCGCGCCAGAGGCTCGAGCCGATTGGAGCGACAATGTGCTGGAGGCGGCGCTGCGCAAAGCCTCCGGCTTGCAGGAGCGCAATATTCCGATCCTCATCACCGGCGAGTCCGGCGTCGGCAAGGATCATCTCGTGCGCCGCCTGCACGCCAGCGGTCCGCGCAAGGAGCGTCCGCTCATCGCCATAAATTGCGCCGCCATTCCCCGCGAGCTGATCGAGAGCGAATTGTTCGGCTATGAGGGCGGCAGCTTCACCGGCGCGCGCGCCAAGGGCAAGGCCGGCAAATTCGTCGAGGCGGACAAGGGCATATTGTTCCTCGATGAGATCGGCGACATGGCCGCCGATCTGCAGGCGACGCTGCTGCGCGTTCTCGACTCGAGCGAGGTGGTGCCGATCGGCTCCAGCAAGCCGATCCGCGTCGATGTGCGCGTCGTCGCCGCCACCAATCGCAGCCTGCAGGAGATGGTGCAGAAGGGGACGTTTCGTCGCGACCTCTATTATCGGCTCAATGGCGTGCAGCTGTGGCTGCCGCCGCTGCGCGAGCGGCCCGATCGGCTCGGACTATTGGCGCAGCTGTTTCGTCTCGAGCGCGAGGCGCTGGCGGCGGACGAGGAGCTGCGCTTCTCCGATGAGGTTTGGCGCATATTCTTCAAGCATCCATGGCCCGGAAACATACGCGAGGCGCGCAATGTGCTGCGCTCCAGCATCGCCGTCGCCAAGGGGCCGCTCATAGAGATCGACGATCTTCCGATCGACTTCATTCAAGAGCTCGACTTCGACAATCGCGTCGGCGCCGGCGCGACGCCGACCGCAGAGATCATGGACGAAGCCGTCGAGAGCGAGACGGGATTCGGCCTCTCCGATTGGGAGGCGCGCGCCGTACGGCACGCGCTCGCCTCCGCAAAGGGCAATATCGCCAAGGCCGCGCGCAGCCTCGGCATCACCAGAGCGACGCTCTACCACAAGATGGCGCGTTACGGCCTGCGCAGCGACAGGCGAATCGTCTGCAAGAGGTGA